In one Candidatus Kuenenbacteria bacterium genomic region, the following are encoded:
- a CDS encoding response regulator transcription factor, whose product MNKKILIIEDETALLYALQSQLSVEGFKTMTAADGEVALSLILKEKPDLIVMDIILPKIDGWTLLKKIKSNKITKNIPVIIISNLSDEPSRTKGLDLGAKDYLAKIDYSIAELVKKIKESSTL is encoded by the coding sequence ATGAACAAAAAAATTCTCATTATTGAGGACGAAACAGCCCTGCTTTATGCCCTGCAGTCCCAATTGAGTGTTGAGGGTTTTAAAACCATGACTGCTGCCGATGGCGAAGTCGCTCTTTCCCTTATTCTCAAAGAAAAACCTGACTTGATAGTGATGGATATTATCCTCCCAAAAATTGATGGCTGGACGCTTCTAAAAAAAATAAAAAGCAACAAAATAACCAAAAATATTCCGGTTATTATTATTTCCAATCTCTCTGATGAACCCAGCCGCACCAAGGGCCTAGATCTCGGTGCCAAAGATTACTTGGCCAAAATTGATTATAGTATCGCTGAACTAGTCAAAAAAATAAAAGAGTCCTCTACACTATGA